A genomic window from Hyla sarda isolate aHylSar1 chromosome 10, aHylSar1.hap1, whole genome shotgun sequence includes:
- the CEACAM19 gene encoding carcinoembryonic antigen-related cell adhesion molecule 19 isoform X2 — translation MVGGSCYDTPRQVEEAAVWNDPLLQERRSTGESHNGPSSAMRGFIITETIIDKNDNYIGLTPESILGLAFAVIFGALLIIIGGVCLYWKCLTKRMNEFAV, via the exons atggtagGGGGGAGCTGTTACGACACTCCCCGACAGGTAGAGGAAGCCGCCGTTTGGAATGATCCCCTTCTCCAGGAACGCAG ATCTACAGGAGAATCACACAACGGTCCGTCATCTGCCATGAGGGGATTTATAATAACAG AAACAATAATTGATAAAAATGACAATTACATAGGACTTACACCTGAATCTATACTTGGACTTGCCTTTGCCGTAATCTTTGGAGCTCTACTAATAATTATTGGAGGCGTCTGCTTATATTGGAAATGTCTGACCAAGAGGATGAATG AGTTTGCAGTTTAG
- the CEACAM19 gene encoding carcinoembryonic antigen-related cell adhesion molecule 19 isoform X1, with the protein MVGGSCYDTPRQVEEAAVWNDPLLQERRSTGESHNGPSSAMRGFIITVLLCLTLDVTSGMISIQLIPQYPMINGSVTLSVTGIIGDIEAVVWYKGTNAMSQYQILAHVPGSTPPLFHGPLYSPRFLAFNNGSLQIIALHTTDGGNYTVTVGTVKSTQNLLVNLTVYGEYPSPFLQLL; encoded by the exons atggtagGGGGGAGCTGTTACGACACTCCCCGACAGGTAGAGGAAGCCGCCGTTTGGAATGATCCCCTTCTCCAGGAACGCAG ATCTACAGGAGAATCACACAACGGTCCGTCATCTGCCATGAGGGGATTTATAATAACAG TTCTCCTCTGCCTCACATTGGATGTGACCAGTGGAATGATCAGTATCCAGCTGATCCCTCAGTATCCGATGATTAATGGATCCGTCACCCTGAGTGTTACCGGCATCATTGGGGACATTGAGGCTGTCGTCTGGTATAAAGGAACAAATGCAATGTCTCAGTATCAGATCTTAGCACATGTTCCTGGTAGCACTCCACCATTATTTCATGGACCTCTGTACAGTCCTAGGTTCTTGGCTTTCAATAACGGATCGTTACAGATTATTGCTCTTCATACCACAGATGGCGGGAATTATACTGTCACGGTTGGTACTGTGAAATCCACACAGAACCTTCTTGTGAACCTGACTGTCTATGGCGAGTATCCATCTCCCTTTTTACAGTTGTTATAA